Genomic segment of Agrobacterium larrymoorei:
CGAACGGCATCCACGAGGCCGCCATCTGGGTCGCGCACGACAGAAGGGCGGATGGAGTGGGCTCCATTGCCCGTCGCCAGCGCCATGTTCGCATCATATTCCTGAAGCGTGGCATAGGCGATGAGGCCGCGCGGCTTGCCGACCTTGTCCATCACGCCATCGCAGGCATCGATGCAGAGCGCGCAGGTAATGCACTCCATCTGCTGGCCGTCACGAATATCGATCCCCATGGGACAGACCGCAACGCAGGCGTTGCAATCCACGCAATCCCCAACGGATTCACCAGCGGCAGCGGCTTTCTTGGCATGGCGCGAACGCGGCTCGCCGCGCCAGTCATTATAGGTGACGACCAGCGAATGCTCGTCCAGCATCGCGCCCTGAATGCGGGGCCATGGACACATGTAGGTGCAGACCTGCTCACGCATGAGGCCGCCCAGAACATAGGTCGTGGCAGTCAGCGTCGCGACCGTGTAATAGGCGATCATTGCCGCCTGCCCGGTCAGAAACTGCATCAAAAGCGTCGGCGCATCGGCAAAGTAGAATATCCATGCGCCGCCCGTCAGCACACCGATGACCAGCCAGATGACATGCTTGGCAACGCGCTTGCGCAGCTTGTCGAAACTCCATGGCGCGGCATCCAGCTTCATCCGCGCATTGCGGTCGCCTTCGATGGCGCGCTCCACGACGAGAAAGAGATCGACCCAGACGGTTTGCGGACAGGCATAGCCACACCATGCGCGCCCGACAGCCGATGTCAGCAGAAACAGGCCAAAACCCGCCATCACCAAAAGCCCGGCAACGTAGTAGAATTCCTGCGGCCAAATCTCGATGAAGAAGAAGTAGAAGCGTCTGCTGGCAATATCGACCAGCACCGCCTGATCCGGCGCATAAGGCCCGCGATCCCAGCGTATCCACGGTGTCAGATAGTAGATGCCGAGCGTGATGAGCATCACGATCCATTTGAACCGGCGAAACCGCCCCTCTGCCCGCTTCGGAAAGATTTTCTTGCGCGCTTCGTAAAGCGGCTTCCTGTTACTGGCGGAATTGACCGGCTCGGCATTCAGTCTTTCGACTGACCCGGAGCCGTTCCCCTGTTGTCCGGCGGTATAGAGATTCATGATCGCAAGGTCCGTTTCTGTCCTTGCGTTTTGACATTTGCACCGGCAATCATCCTTGACTTAGGTCAAGTCGAGACAAAGTGGCGCAGCTTGGCGAAGTATGGGAGGGCAGCATGACCACAATGCTTTCGCGGATCGTGCATGTAACGATCAATCGGCCATGGCGTGAGGTTTACGCCTTCGCCTCGGACCCTGCGAAAATGCCCCTCTGGGCGGCAGGCCTGGCCAGCGGATTGACGCAAGATGGTGAAGACTGGATCGCTTCCGGCCCGCTGGGTGGCGCCAGAGTGAAATTCACTGCCGCGAATGCGTTGGGCGTGATAGATCACGTTGTTACCCTTCCCAACGGCCTCAGGGTCTTTAATGCTTTGCGGGTGACACCGAACGGTGACGGAGCAGAGGTCGCTTTCACACTGCTTCGTCAAGCGGCTATGAGTGATGAAGAGTTTCAACGTGATGCCGATGCGGTGCTCGCGGATTTAGAGACACTGAAACGCATACTTGAAGAATAGGACGTTTTGCATGACCAGCCGCGATCAAAAGATCGACTACATCGAATTCAACGTGACCGATATCGAACGCAGCAAAGCGTTTTACGGCAACGTCTTCGGCTGGACATTCAAGGACTACGGCCCGCAATATTGCGAGTTTTCGGATGGCAGACTGACCGGCGGATTTACCACCACTGCCGAGGTCAATGCCAAGGGCGGACCATTGGTTATTCTGTTTGCATCCGACATTTCGGTGACGCAGGACCGAGTGGAGAATGCGGGTGGCAAGATCACACTGCCTATTTTCGAGTTTCCCGGCGGGCGGCGTTTTCACTTCGCAGACCCCGATGGCTATGAACTCGCCGTCTGGTCGGACCAGTAATAAAAAGGGCCGCATCGAGCGGCCCTCTCCTGTTTTGGACGATGCCCCTATTCCCCACCGCCCAGAGAATGAACAAACAGCGCCAGCTGCTTCACCGTCGTATCCCCGAGGCGCTCGCCCCATGCTGGCATGACGCCGTGCTTGGGCGTGCGAATCTGGGCGATGATGCCTTCTTCGCCGTGTGCTTTCAGCCAGATGGCATCGGCAAGGTTCGGGGCGCCCATGTCGCGGTTGCCTCTGGCGTCTTCGCCGTGGCAGGAGGCGCAGTTGTCGGCGAATAGCTGTTTGCCGGGTTCGATCATGGCTGGATCATGCGGCTTGCCGGTGAGGCTCACGACATAAGCCGCCACCTGGCGAATTTCGTCGCTTTTGAGGATATCGCCGAAGGCTGGCATTTCGGAGATGCGGGTTTCCGCATCTTCGTTGAAGCGAATGCCGTGGGTGATGGTGGTGTAGATATCTTCCGCCTGGCCGCCCCACAGCCAATCGTCGTCATTGAGGTTTGGATAGCCATTGCCGCCTTCCGCGCCCGAGCCGTGGCACTGGACGCAATTCACCTTGAAAGCTGCGGCACCGCCTGCGACGGCAAATTGCATCAGTTCCCCATCCGCCTGAATATCCTCCAGCGAGGAAGAGGCGATTTTTTCCAAATAGGTGTTTTGTGCGGACTTGGCGTCCGCCATTTCGGTTGCGACATTGGCGCGGCTGCTCCAGCCCAGAACGCCCTGTGTAGCACCGTTGATCAGCGGCCATGCGGGAAAGAAGATGGTGTAACCGATGGCCCAGAGGATGGTGGCGTAGAAGGTCCACACCCACCAGCGGGGCATGGGGTTGTTCAGTTCTCGAATGCCATCCCATTCATGGCCGGTGGTTTCGACGCCGCTGACCTGGTCTATGTGTTTGTCCGACATGATATCAATCCTCCTTGAGAGGAATACTTGCGGCGTCTTTGGCGGCCTTACCGCCGCCGGGACGCAAGGTGAAGAGAACGACGCCGAGGAAGAAAAGCGTCATGACGAGCAGGCCCCAGCTATCTGCAAAGTGGCGCATGGCAGTGTAGGTTTCCATCGCTTTGCTCCTCCTATCGATAACCAGCAGCGTCGTCATAGGTCGAGAAATCGACCAGCGTACCCAACATCTGGAGATAGGCTACGAGCGCATCCATCTCCGTCAGCTTTGTAGGATCGCCGTCGAAATCTCCGATCTTCGCCTTCGGATAGCGAGCCTCCAGCCCGGCCGTATCGGCATTGGGATCGGCTTGCGCCTTCAGATCGGCATCGGCGTTTTCCAGCATCTCGTCGCTGTAAGGAACACCAACAGCACGGTTGGCCTTGAGCTCCATCGAGACGTTGGTGATCTGAAGCGGTGTCGTCTTCAGGAAGGCGTAGCGGGGCATAACGGATTCCGGCACGACGGAGCGTGGCTCCATAAGATGCTGGACGTGCCACTCGTTCGAATATCTGTCCCCGACGCGCGCCAGATCCGGCCCGGTTCTCTTCGAACCCCACTGGAATGGATGGTCGTACATGCTTTCAGCCGCAAGACTGTAGTGACCGTAACGTTCCACTTCATCGCGGAATGGGCGGATCATCTGGCTGTGGCAGAGGTAGCAGCCCTCGCGGATGTAGATGTTGCGGCCAGCCAGCTCGAGTGGCGTGTAGGGCCGCATGCCCTCCACCTTCTCGATGGTGTTTTCGAGATAGAAGAGCGGTGCGATTTCCACGATGCCGCCAATCGAGACCACCGCCAGCGAGCCTACCAGAAGTAATGTCGCGTTACGTTCGATGATACCGTGTTTATCAAGAAGAGACATGATCGACCTCCTTACTCGGCAGGTTGCAGCTTGGGCGCTGCAGCCGTGCCGGTGTTCTCTTCGCGCATGTGGCCGAGAATGGTTCTTGTTACATTGTAGGCCATGATCAGAGCGC
This window contains:
- the ccoG gene encoding cytochrome c oxidase accessory protein CcoG, with translation MNLYTAGQQGNGSGSVERLNAEPVNSASNRKPLYEARKKIFPKRAEGRFRRFKWIVMLITLGIYYLTPWIRWDRGPYAPDQAVLVDIASRRFYFFFIEIWPQEFYYVAGLLVMAGFGLFLLTSAVGRAWCGYACPQTVWVDLFLVVERAIEGDRNARMKLDAAPWSFDKLRKRVAKHVIWLVIGVLTGGAWIFYFADAPTLLMQFLTGQAAMIAYYTVATLTATTYVLGGLMREQVCTYMCPWPRIQGAMLDEHSLVVTYNDWRGEPRSRHAKKAAAAGESVGDCVDCNACVAVCPMGIDIRDGQQMECITCALCIDACDGVMDKVGKPRGLIAYATLQEYDANMALATGNGAHSIRPSVVRDPDGGLVDAVRHFDWRIIFRPRTIFYMTVWCLVGVVMLVTLATRERLSVNVIHDRNPQYVLESDGSIRNGYTVRLLNMIAQPRTITLSLKGLPDAVMKINGISETPSRVFDIQVKPDEVTSLKVFVTLPDSHDKASAKDFQFIAADAENAESAHYKAVFNGPGAKK
- a CDS encoding SRPBCC family protein, with protein sequence MTTMLSRIVHVTINRPWREVYAFASDPAKMPLWAAGLASGLTQDGEDWIASGPLGGARVKFTAANALGVIDHVVTLPNGLRVFNALRVTPNGDGAEVAFTLLRQAAMSDEEFQRDADAVLADLETLKRILEE
- a CDS encoding VOC family protein, whose translation is MTSRDQKIDYIEFNVTDIERSKAFYGNVFGWTFKDYGPQYCEFSDGRLTGGFTTTAEVNAKGGPLVILFASDISVTQDRVENAGGKITLPIFEFPGGRRFHFADPDGYELAVWSDQ
- the ccoP gene encoding cytochrome-c oxidase, cbb3-type subunit III yields the protein MSDKHIDQVSGVETTGHEWDGIRELNNPMPRWWVWTFYATILWAIGYTIFFPAWPLINGATQGVLGWSSRANVATEMADAKSAQNTYLEKIASSSLEDIQADGELMQFAVAGGAAAFKVNCVQCHGSGAEGGNGYPNLNDDDWLWGGQAEDIYTTITHGIRFNEDAETRISEMPAFGDILKSDEIRQVAAYVVSLTGKPHDPAMIEPGKQLFADNCASCHGEDARGNRDMGAPNLADAIWLKAHGEEGIIAQIRTPKHGVMPAWGERLGDTTVKQLALFVHSLGGGE
- a CDS encoding CcoQ/FixQ family Cbb3-type cytochrome c oxidase assembly chaperone, translating into METYTAMRHFADSWGLLVMTLFFLGVVLFTLRPGGGKAAKDAASIPLKED
- the ccoO gene encoding cytochrome-c oxidase, cbb3-type subunit II, whose amino-acid sequence is MSLLDKHGIIERNATLLLVGSLAVVSIGGIVEIAPLFYLENTIEKVEGMRPYTPLELAGRNIYIREGCYLCHSQMIRPFRDEVERYGHYSLAAESMYDHPFQWGSKRTGPDLARVGDRYSNEWHVQHLMEPRSVVPESVMPRYAFLKTTPLQITNVSMELKANRAVGVPYSDEMLENADADLKAQADPNADTAGLEARYPKAKIGDFDGDPTKLTEMDALVAYLQMLGTLVDFSTYDDAAGYR